In bacterium, the genomic window TAAAGTGCGGTCGCTAAACACCACAAAAGCCGGCACGTCCAAATCATCCGCCATTTTTTTGCGCCATTCGCGCAAGAGTTGAAAACGGAGTTCTTCCAAATTGGTGAGCGGTCCATCGGTAACTGATGTTCGTGATTTTTTTGTCTTAACAGAAGCTCGTGTTTCGTTTTTAGCTTCAAAAACAGGTTTTGCAATTTTACGCGATGACGCAGGATCGCAAACGTCGCAATGACCGCAGCTTTTAATGCGCTGGGCATCGCGGTAATAAGTTAAAATTTCACCATGGCGGCATTCGCCACTGTCGGCGTAATCTAAAAGAGCATTCAGTGTGTTCCAGCGCGAATTTTTAATTTCGGCGGGAGCGTCCGAGCTTTGAATAAAATAGGCCTGCAGCCCTTTATCTCTTTTTTCAAAAAGTAAAATACAAGTAGACGGATGGCCATCGCGCCCGGCACGGCCCATTTCTTGATAAAGCGAATCGATATTGGCCGGCATGTTAAAATGAATGACAAGACGCACATCGGGATGATCGATGCCCATGCCAAAGGCATTGGTGGCCACTAAAATGCGGCTATTGCCTTGGGCATAATCATCCTGCACGGTGTGGCGCTCCTCATTTCCAATACCGGCGTGATAATAGGATACACCTGTAAAACCGCGGCTTAATTCGCTGGCCACTTCTTCGGTTACTTTGCGCGTGCCGCAATAAATAATCACACGGCCGGTGGGGTTTTGGGCAAGTGCTTGTTTAACAAAGGCCATTTTTTCGTGCGTGTTGGTGCACATTTCTACCTGGTAATACAAGTTTTTACGATAAAACCCGTGGATATGCTTTTTTGCGTTTTTTAATTTAAGGTGTTTGGCAATATCACCCAATACTAAAGGAGTGGCCGAGGCGGTAAGAGCCAATACGGGTACATCGGGCCTAATATCTTTAAGCATTCCCAACTGTGCATATTCTTCTCTAAAATCGTGTCCCCATTGCGATACACAGTGTGCTTCGTCGATGGCAAAAAGAGCAATCTTGCGGGGTTTAATCCAGTTTTTAAAAGCGTCTTTTTGGGTGCGTTCGGGAGAGAGATATAACAAAAATTTTCCGCCACGAGAAATGTCTTCAAATACTTTTCGTTTTTCATCCATGGTCTGGCCAGAATAAAGTGCTCCCGCCGGAATTCCGCGTTTATGAAGCCCCGCCACTTGGTCTTTCATCAGCGCAATGAGTGGCGACACAACAATAACCAGTTCATTTTTAGCCACGGCCGCCATTTGATAACACAGCGATTTACCCCCGCCGGTGGGGAGCACGGCCATCACGTCTTCACTCTTTAACACGTCTTCTATAATTTCTTTCTGACCCAAACGAAATTGGTTTAAGCCAAAAGTTTCTTGCAAAATTTTTTGATGAGAATGAAGCACGGAAATACCTTAGTAAAGTTTTTTGCAGAACGCTATTGGCTTTTTATCTTGATATTGCGTTCACATGGCAACAAAAAAAGATTTTACCTTTTTAAGTTTATGCATCGATAAAAAACAAAGGGCATAAATGAAGGCTTTAGTAATAATGGGCTTGTATAGAGAAATTCCAAAAGTGGCCATCAAATCAGATGCCATGACGCCCATTTTTTGCATTTCCTGGTGGGCTACAGAAACAAGAAAGATATCGTTAATGATAACACCCATCATGGTCACAATAAAAAGCAAGGGGAAATACCGAGTACGAATAAAAAATGTAAGTATAAGTAAAACAAGGAGGGCGCGCACAAGATAAGTGCTGTACAAAAAAGTTTTATAGGTCCAGTTGTGGTAACGATTTTCAAAAACCCAGGCGGAGCCATGGATTATTTGTAGATTTTGATAAAGCGTAAATCCAATAACAACTAAAATGGCAGCGAGGATGAGGAAATGTCCATATTTCTTAATTTGTTCTAAAGTATTCATATGTGTTTAATAGGATCCATCGTGGCGCTCATTTTTCTGTTGCGGCTTCACGAGGTTTCCATGAAAAAGCTAATAAATTGTTAATAATTCCCAGCGACAAAAGAATGAGCAAGCCACCGGCCATTTGATAGAAGTTTAAAAAAGATTTCAGGATAATCATATCTAATATAATAGACACAAAAGGTACACACAGCGTAACCATGCCAGCCTGAATGCTGCCTACATGCTTGATGATTTGGTTAAACAACACAAAGGCCATAGCCGACGCTACAATGCCCAGGTAGGCCACTGCTAAAAGACCGGTATGAAGCGACCAATCCACACGGGCCCAAGCTTCTTTTTCAAGGCTAAAGCTAACGCACCATAAAATAATCATAGCACCAATAGACTGGTAAAAAATATTGGCAGTGGGTTCAATGTGTTTAAGTAGGCGCCTAACAACCAAAATACTGCTGCCGTATGAGGCCGCCATGCCAAAAATAAGAGTCATGCCTAAAACCGAAGGCGATACGCTAAGGCTTGCAATATTGGGCCAAAAAATAACCAGCACGCCGCTAAAACCAACCAGCACGCCAATGATTTTTTGCGGTGTGAGTTTATCTTGCGGGGTTAAAAATGGAGTAAGAATCACAATAAAAATGGGAACGGTACTATTGATGATGGAGGCCAAAGCCGGCGGAATATACATTTCGCCCCAAAATAAAAAAATCCAGGCCAGCCCCATCCCAATCATTCCAATGCCTGCCGAATAAAGGCTGTAGCGGCCATAGCGAAAACGGAGTTTTTTAAAAATCATGAAGGCGGCCACCGCTAAAAAGCACACGGCACTCCTAAAAAAAGCCGCTAAAAAAGGCGGGAAATGCTCCAATGAATAATGAATACCCAAAAAAGACCCGCCCCAGGCTAAAACTACCAAACAAAAATAAAGAAGAGAGCGGGATTTAGACATGAAGATGGTTTAGTTTCTAAAGATTATTTGCAAGTATCAAATAGTTCTATTCAACCCTGACTCCAATTTGTGCATCTATCGCAAAAGACGATTGACCAGAATCAAACATGGGTGCAATTTCCAGAAAATAACTGGTCCCGTTAAAGGGCGTAATTCCTGCTTCTAAGCCTCCCGGTGGCATAAAATGTGTGTCGGCACTCATAGGAGCACTGATTGAAAGTGTTCCCCCCGTGCTAAAATCGCGAGCCAGTACAATGCCATTGCTATCAATAAGTCTCATCTGGCTTATTTGCGGTAATTGAACGTAGTTGCCAGGATTCTTACCCATTACTACATCCACTTTTAAAAGGCTATCAGCGTCCATCCAGTTAGGGCATCCATCGGCTAAGCAGGGGCGTACTGGGATGCGGAGGATGTCGAGGTTGTTTTTAAAGTTGAGGATGGCATCACGCAAGCCAGCAGCTTCCGATCCATCAAGCATAGCGGCTTCGTTATCGTCGCAAACAATTCCTGTGCCGTTGCCATCAATATCGGCATCGGCAGGATCGAAATTACTGGGACAAGAATCATCGCCGTTTACCAAGCCATCTCCGTCAATGTCGGTATCGCAAGCATCGCCTGTACTATCTCTATCAATATTACTTTGATCGGGATTGGAGGCATTGATACAATTATCACATCTATTCCCAACGCCATCCCCGTCGCTATCGGTTTGGGACGAATTTTCAATGTCGGGGCAATTGTCTTCATCGTTATTGCGAGAATCTCCATCGCGGTTATTATCACACGCATCGCCTTGCCCATCGCCATCACGGTCGTCTTGTGAGGCATTTGCATTATTGGGACAATTATCGTCGGCATTAAAAACACCATCATGGTCTTCATCGTCGCACACATCTCCAATGCCATCTCCATCGCTATCAAGCTGATCAAAATTGGATATGTTGGGACAATTATCATCGCAACCAAACTGTGCTCCGCCTGTACAGCGATTATCGTTTTCATTTAAAGTGCTGTCGCCGTCTTCCCAAATATTGTCTCCGTCCTGGTCAACATCGCAGGCGTCTCCCGTGCCGTCTCCGTCCAAATCGGCCTGGCGCGGATTGGAAAGCGTGGGGCAATTATCAACGCTATCGTTTACATAATCGTTGTCATCATCGGCATCGGTAATATCTTCGCGACCATCGCAATCAATATCGCCTGTTCCTAAACCTACCGATAAAAAGGCGTTTCGCACTTCGCATACATCGCGGCGAGTATATCCAAAGCGGCCATCATCTACATAACTTTGAACCTGGGCTACAAAAGCATCTCGGGCATCAACCAGTCTAAAATTAGATCCGATCCTATTCCATAAAGTGTCGTACCACAGCTTTTGTACACGGCTTCTATCGATAGCATGCACCACAACGCTATTGTGTGTGCCCCCATTTAATAAAAGATAAGCTACCTTGTTAAAAATACCAGAGTTGGTATGAACACCACCATTATCGGCTGCAAAAGCACAATAGTCGGTTGTCATGGTGCAAAGGTTATTCACATGATCGGGCTGGCCTTTTAGTGGCGGGTTTGCCATGCTGCGGATTCCTGTGCCGTCACCGGGTAAATCTTCCCCAATAATATTGTCATCATTATCAATAAAATAGGCAAACACGTCGGCAAAGCTTTCGTTTAAGGCTCCCGATTCGTTTTGGTAAACAAGGTCGCTTGCAAAACGCACAACGGCATGCGTAAACTCATGCGCTACAATATCCAGAGTACCCCAGCCATCTCCAATTTTTACAATTCCACAACCTGGATTATAAGCAGCATTTCCCCAATTTACACCCGTGTGCACCATGGCCCACACATTGTCGCCGTCACTACCATCCCACGAGCGATGCCCAAAAGTGTCGTTATAATAATCGTAAATGATATGGAGTGAATCAAAAGTAGTTTGTCCGTCTGCAAATGGGTCGGATCCAATGCCTGGGTAGCCATTAGGCCCGTCTTGGTTAAACCAGTAATTACGTGATTCCCAAACAAAAAACCAACAGGTGTCTGAATCAGTGTTATTGGCGGTTTCAATATCAAAATCTTTTGCGGCAATGGTGAGTGATTGTACATTTTCTACAGCACCGTTTTGAGCATTAATAAAAACAAAATACTCCTCAAAAATTCCCGAGGCATTTTTGCCTTGAACATGCACTTTATAAGTAAGGAGCAATTTATTATCGCCATCTATTAATTGCGGGTTAAACATCACAAGTTTTGAAATACCCGCAATTTTGCTATTTGCCAGTAACAGGTGCTTGATGGCG contains:
- a CDS encoding ATP-dependent DNA helicase, which encodes MLHSHQKILQETFGLNQFRLGQKEIIEDVLKSEDVMAVLPTGGGKSLCYQMAAVAKNELVIVVSPLIALMKDQVAGLHKRGIPAGALYSGQTMDEKRKVFEDISRGGKFLLYLSPERTQKDAFKNWIKPRKIALFAIDEAHCVSQWGHDFREEYAQLGMLKDIRPDVPVLALTASATPLVLGDIAKHLKLKNAKKHIHGFYRKNLYYQVEMCTNTHEKMAFVKQALAQNPTGRVIIYCGTRKVTEEVASELSRGFTGVSYYHAGIGNEERHTVQDDYAQGNSRILVATNAFGMGIDHPDVRLVIHFNMPANIDSLYQEMGRAGRDGHPSTCILLFEKRDKGLQAYFIQSSDAPAEIKNSRWNTLNALLDYADSGECRHGEILTYYRDAQRIKSCGHCDVCDPASSRKIAKPVFEAKNETRASVKTKKSRTSVTDGPLTNLEELRFQLLREWRKKMADDLDVPAFVVFSDRTLKDVAKLNPHNLTSLEKVHGFGKVKIDRFGREILGVLGQ
- a CDS encoding DMT family transporter, with the translated sequence MSKSRSLLYFCLVVLAWGGSFLGIHYSLEHFPPFLAAFFRSAVCFLAVAAFMIFKKLRFRYGRYSLYSAGIGMIGMGLAWIFLFWGEMYIPPALASIINSTVPIFIVILTPFLTPQDKLTPQKIIGVLVGFSGVLVIFWPNIASLSVSPSVLGMTLIFGMAASYGSSILVVRRLLKHIEPTANIFYQSIGAMIILWCVSFSLEKEAWARVDWSLHTGLLAVAYLGIVASAMAFVLFNQIIKHVGSIQAGMVTLCVPFVSIILDMIILKSFLNFYQMAGGLLILLSLGIINNLLAFSWKPREAATEK
- a CDS encoding M4 family metallopeptidase, which produces MKHFLIILFLVLTLAACGGASSGNNQTPDTSEDTIPSDDPSASGFALLKSESESTPVIRHEKGIVRSAMFRIPSNGGDAVEDAFDFLKTYSAILGLTNPVKELYLKKNYRDKDGGEHIFFGIRKGDVSLEGILIGLNREGGFWTSLSSNVYLAGLENLDNLEIAPALSPTDAENAAIKHLLLANSKIAGISKLVMFNPQLIDGDNKLLLTYKVHVQGKNASGIFEEYFVFINAQNGAVENVQSLTIAAKDFDIETANNTDSDTCWFFVWESRNYWFNQDGPNGYPGIGSDPFADGQTTFDSLHIIYDYYNDTFGHRSWDGSDGDNVWAMVHTGVNWGNAAYNPGCGIVKIGDGWGTLDIVAHEFTHAVVRFASDLVYQNESGALNESFADVFAYFIDNDDNIIGEDLPGDGTGIRSMANPPLKGQPDHVNNLCTMTTDYCAFAADNGGVHTNSGIFNKVAYLLLNGGTHNSVVVHAIDRSRVQKLWYDTLWNRIGSNFRLVDARDAFVAQVQSYVDDGRFGYTRRDVCEVRNAFLSVGLGTGDIDCDGREDITDADDDNDYVNDSVDNCPTLSNPRQADLDGDGTGDACDVDQDGDNIWEDGDSTLNENDNRCTGGAQFGCDDNCPNISNFDQLDSDGDGIGDVCDDEDHDGVFNADDNCPNNANASQDDRDGDGQGDACDNNRDGDSRNNDEDNCPDIENSSQTDSDGDGVGNRCDNCINASNPDQSNIDRDSTGDACDTDIDGDGLVNGDDSCPSNFDPADADIDGNGTGIVCDDNEAAMLDGSEAAGLRDAILNFKNNLDILRIPVRPCLADGCPNWMDADSLLKVDVVMGKNPGNYVQLPQISQMRLIDSNGIVLARDFSTGGTLSISAPMSADTHFMPPGGLEAGITPFNGTSYFLEIAPMFDSGQSSFAIDAQIGVRVE